CACCAACTGTATTGATCAGCTTCTTTGTTTAAATATCTAAATGTATCGATAAAGCCATCGCTCAAGAATTCGGTCATCCATTCTCTTTCCTCAGGTAAAAATCCGGAGCTGTTTTTATTTCGTACCGGATCATGAATGTCTATAGCTTGATGGCATATATTGTAGTCACCACAAATTAATAGATTGGGATAGTCCTTTTTTAGCTCTTGAATGTAGTTTCTGAAATCGGACAACCATTTCATTTTAAAATCTTGGCGAGTGTCCCCACTTGAGCCACTAGGCATATAGGTGCAGATAACAGAAAACCCTTCAAAATCTGCACGAATCACTCTACCTTCTCTATCGTATTCGGGCATCCCGCAACCAATTTCCACGTTTTTCGGTTTTACCTTTGTAAAAATACCTACACCGCTATAACCCTTTTTTTCTGCTGAATGCCAATATATATGGTAGCCTAGGTTTTCGAAAACGGAAACATCGATTTGATCTTGATTAGCTTTTAATTCTTGTATACAAAAAACATCGGGCTGTTCTGCTTGGAGCCATTCGCTCAATCCTTTTCTTTCTGCAGCCCTAATTCCATTCACATTATAAGAGATGATATTCATTAAAAACTTTTCAAGTTAAAATTCTAATCCGATTTCTTGTTCAAAGTACTCAATTACATGCATTTTAAGCAATTTTTCCTGTTCTAATAAGTCAAAATGTGGAAGATTTTTGATTAACTTCCAATGTGGCCATCCGTTGTTATCTACTCCTTCCAATTCATAAAAGCCAGAAAGACTTAATACTTTACAAATGGCAATATGCATTAAGTCTTGTTTTTCCTCCTTACTGAAATTATGAGGACCTTTTCCCAACTCTTGAACCCCAACTAAAAAGAGGATGGCATTCATGTCTTTTGGTTTTCTTCCAACAGCATCTTTCAAAGACAATCGTAGTGCTTGCCACTTTCTTTCAAGATCAAGGTCTTTTTTAATCATCAGCGGTTTCTTTCAAATATTCCCAATATTCTACCGCTCTTCTCAAATGAGGAATCACGATAGTTCCGCCAATTAAATTAGCGATTGAAAAAACTTCAAAAACTTGATCTTCCGTAACACCTAATTCAAAGCATTTTCCTAAGTGATAGCGCACGCAGTCATCACAACGCAAAACCATCGAAGAAGATAATCCAATCATTTCTTTAGTTTTTTTGTCTACACTACCTTCTGCAAAAGCATTTGTGTCAAGGTTGAATATACGCTTAAGGATTTTGTTATTGCTCCCCACGATTTTATCGTTCATTTTTGCGCGATATTCGTTGAATTCTTCTACTTTATTCATATATATTATTACTTCTGTTGCTTATAAGCCGGCCCGTAACTATTGAAGACTAACATTTGATAAAAAATTAACTTCCCACAGCATTAAATATAAACTTGTGTTTTTAATGTTGATTTCATAAATTAATTCTACTATCAGATTAAAAAATTATTTAACCCGCAAAGTTAGCCGTTGTGAACTTAGGAAACCAAAACTTTACCTTAATTGTATCAGATTTTTTGTCATTATTTTTCCCTAATTATTGCACCCTCTGCAATTTAACTTTATCGAAGTCCGAGAATCTGGTTTGTAGTCATTGTCTTTCAAACCTGAACAGAACGAATTTGCATCGTGATCAGCCAAATCAACTTCATAGACGATTTTTTGAAATTCCTAATCTACATTATGTTATGAGTTACACTTGGTTTCAAAAAGATACCGCAATTCAAGAACTTCTACATCAACTTAAGTATGAAGGAAACGAGGCGATAGGCCTTTTGTTGGGAGAATATTATGGGAAAGAATTATCTCAATACTTTTTTGGAGAATGGGATTTAATAACCACAGTGCCCATTCACTACAAAAAACAAAGAAAAAGAGGGTATAATCAAAGCGATCTTATTGCAGAGGGGATGAGTTTAGCTTTAAACATCCCGTTTGAGCCCCTTATTGTAAAGGCAGTCAATAAAAAAAGTCAAACCAAAAAGGACCGATTGGAAAGGTTTGATAATGTTGAATCAAGCTTTCAACTTCTT
This is a stretch of genomic DNA from Marivirga harenae. It encodes these proteins:
- the xth gene encoding exodeoxyribonuclease III produces the protein MNIISYNVNGIRAAERKGLSEWLQAEQPDVFCIQELKANQDQIDVSVFENLGYHIYWHSAEKKGYSGVGIFTKVKPKNVEIGCGMPEYDREGRVIRADFEGFSVICTYMPSGSSGDTRQDFKMKWLSDFRNYIQELKKDYPNLLICGDYNICHQAIDIHDPVRNKNSSGFLPEEREWMTEFLSDGFIDTFRYLNKEADQYSWWSYRAAARERNKGWRIDYHMLSDNLQDRIKSVDILQDVKHSDHCPIKIELDVS
- a CDS encoding carboxymuconolactone decarboxylase family protein, with the translated sequence MNKVEEFNEYRAKMNDKIVGSNNKILKRIFNLDTNAFAEGSVDKKTKEMIGLSSSMVLRCDDCVRYHLGKCFELGVTEDQVFEVFSIANLIGGTIVIPHLRRAVEYWEYLKETADD
- a CDS encoding ComF family protein produces the protein MSYTWFQKDTAIQELLHQLKYEGNEAIGLLLGEYYGKELSQYFFGEWDLITTVPIHYKKQRKRGYNQSDLIAEGMSLALNIPFEPLIVKAVNKKSQTKKDRLERFDNVESSFQLLNPNRSLRDKNILLVDDVFTTGATLQASSQPLIRAGAEISIATIAATRS